A region of Streptomyces sp. TG1A-60 DNA encodes the following proteins:
- a CDS encoding ABC transporter ATP-binding protein, with protein MISFDAVTKKYPNGTTAVDDLSLELAEGRITVLVGPSGCGKTTTLRMINRMVEPTTGTVSLRGRDIREVNAPELRRGIGYVIQHAGLFPHRTVLDNIATVPLLRGWGKKKARARAAELLELVGLPAEMAKRYPNQLSGGQQQRVGVARALGADPPVLLMDEPFSAVDPIVRAELQAEFIRLQKELHKTIVFVTHDIDEAIRLGDAIAVFRTGGRLAQFDTPERLLARPADDFVADFVGHDRGIRRLSFVKAAELPLRDGPVLPATAPVAEARAADEPWVLVVDDGRRPLGWAPVAELPDGGTLADTPLAPIGHTFSLVGDSARAALDSALLSPARLAVGVDAAGAVVGVVNAYELSAGAAKQAPALDKVTADAPGGGDR; from the coding sequence TTGATCAGTTTTGACGCGGTGACCAAAAAATATCCGAACGGCACGACAGCGGTGGACGATCTGTCCCTGGAACTGGCCGAGGGGCGCATCACCGTCCTGGTCGGCCCCTCCGGCTGCGGCAAGACCACCACCCTGCGCATGATCAACCGCATGGTGGAACCCACCACCGGCACGGTGAGCCTGCGCGGCCGGGACATCCGGGAGGTCAACGCGCCCGAGCTGCGCCGGGGCATCGGATACGTCATCCAGCACGCCGGGCTGTTCCCGCACCGCACCGTCCTGGACAACATAGCGACCGTTCCCCTGCTGCGCGGCTGGGGAAAGAAGAAGGCGCGGGCCCGAGCGGCGGAGCTGCTGGAACTGGTGGGCCTGCCCGCCGAGATGGCCAAGCGCTACCCCAACCAGCTCTCCGGCGGGCAGCAGCAGCGCGTCGGCGTGGCCAGGGCACTGGGCGCCGACCCGCCGGTGCTGCTGATGGACGAGCCGTTCAGCGCGGTCGACCCGATCGTGCGGGCGGAACTCCAGGCCGAGTTCATCCGGCTGCAGAAGGAACTGCACAAGACGATCGTCTTCGTCACCCATGACATCGACGAGGCGATCAGACTCGGCGACGCCATCGCCGTCTTCCGCACCGGCGGCCGGCTCGCCCAGTTCGACACCCCCGAGCGGCTCCTCGCCCGGCCCGCCGACGACTTCGTGGCCGACTTCGTGGGACACGACCGGGGAATCCGCCGGCTGTCCTTCGTCAAGGCGGCGGAGCTGCCGCTGCGCGACGGCCCGGTCCTGCCGGCCACCGCTCCCGTCGCCGAGGCCCGTGCGGCGGACGAGCCCTGGGTGCTCGTCGTCGACGACGGCCGACGACCGCTCGGCTGGGCCCCGGTCGCCGAGCTGCCGGACGGCGGCACCCTCGCGGACACTCCGCTGGCCCCGATCGGCCACACCTTCAGCCTCGTCGGCGACTCGGCGCGCGCCGCCCTCGACTCGGCCCTGCTCTCGCCCGCCCGCCTCGCGGTGGGCGTCGACGCGGCAGGCGCGGTCGTCGGCGTCGTGAACGCGTACGAACTGTCCGCCGGGGCGGCGAAGCAGGCCCCGGCCCTCGACAAGGTGACGGCCGACGCCCCGGGCGGCGGTGACCGATGA
- a CDS encoding hemerythrin domain-containing protein, protein MGHGGDVIAELTTDHQEVEEMFGEIEALPSGDPQRKQYADKVTIELVRHSIAEEAYLYPAVREHVPDGDTVADRELEDHAEAERTMKELERCEADDPEFDRLITQLMTEIRRHIQDEEDNLFPRLRESCSADALNSLGEKVRTAKKTAPTRPHPAAPDTPPANRLLAPGMGLVDRMRDALTGRGKDD, encoded by the coding sequence ATGGGACACGGCGGAGACGTCATCGCCGAACTGACCACGGACCACCAGGAAGTGGAGGAGATGTTCGGCGAGATCGAGGCACTGCCTTCCGGTGACCCGCAGCGCAAGCAGTACGCGGACAAGGTCACCATCGAGCTGGTGCGTCACTCGATCGCCGAGGAGGCGTATCTCTACCCGGCGGTCCGTGAGCACGTCCCGGACGGTGACACGGTCGCCGACCGGGAACTCGAGGACCACGCCGAGGCCGAGCGGACCATGAAGGAGCTGGAGCGGTGCGAGGCTGACGACCCCGAGTTCGACCGGCTGATCACGCAGCTGATGACGGAGATCAGAAGGCACATCCAGGACGAGGAGGACAACCTCTTCCCCCGGCTGCGCGAGTCCTGTTCGGCGGACGCACTGAACAGCCTGGGCGAGAAGGTGCGCACGGCCAAGAAGACGGCGCCGACCCGGCCCCACCCGGCGGCCCCGGACACCCCTCCGGCCAACAGGCTGCTCGCCCCCGGCATGGGCCTCGTCGACCGGATGCGCGACGCGCTGACCGGCCGTGGAAAGGACGACTGA
- a CDS encoding PP2C family protein-serine/threonine phosphatase: MAGSRRKRPVEAFEAIEPPGNAELVLGVLAVTAVVEVLGLLSGSEVWLLGLLVFLPGTASALCTVRQTAFVAAWTTLVVTTTAVVRNVDADRWIDRLLLVLLTLTLGVASVYACHRRIRRELEMLRLRSTAAAMQRHILHPLPLITDDVLVNGVYEPLQEDRLVGGDIYDVVASPWGTRVLIGDVQGKGLAAVGTAFAVIGTFREAAYREPTLTALVDALDAAVVRHNSYAEHTGDDERFVTALVLGVDTDTDEVQAVNCGHVLPYVMHEDTVTTAVLDSGVPLGLAELALEPTTVDWFPFPDGATLLLSTDGLTETRAADGTFYPVDERLTQHLDLSPTDLPRALYEDARAYAGGGGRRDDVAVLTVRRSPRQSTTRP, encoded by the coding sequence ATGGCCGGTAGCCGCCGGAAGAGACCCGTCGAAGCCTTCGAGGCCATCGAGCCGCCGGGCAACGCCGAACTGGTCCTCGGTGTGCTGGCGGTGACGGCCGTGGTGGAGGTCCTCGGGCTGCTGTCCGGGTCCGAGGTGTGGCTGCTCGGGCTGCTGGTGTTCCTGCCGGGAACGGCGTCGGCGCTGTGCACGGTCCGGCAGACGGCTTTCGTCGCCGCGTGGACCACGCTCGTCGTCACCACCACCGCCGTGGTGCGCAACGTCGACGCGGACCGGTGGATCGACCGGCTCCTGCTGGTGCTGCTCACCCTGACCCTGGGCGTGGCCTCGGTGTACGCCTGCCACCGGCGGATCAGGCGCGAGCTGGAGATGCTGCGGCTGCGCTCCACGGCCGCCGCGATGCAGCGGCACATCCTGCATCCGCTGCCCCTGATCACCGACGACGTCCTGGTCAACGGCGTCTACGAACCCCTCCAGGAGGACCGGCTCGTCGGCGGGGACATCTACGACGTCGTCGCCTCGCCCTGGGGAACCCGGGTACTGATCGGGGACGTACAGGGCAAGGGGCTGGCCGCCGTGGGGACCGCGTTCGCCGTGATCGGCACCTTTCGCGAGGCGGCCTACCGCGAGCCCACGCTCACCGCGCTCGTCGACGCCCTGGACGCCGCCGTCGTCCGCCACAACTCCTACGCCGAACACACCGGCGACGACGAACGCTTCGTCACCGCCCTCGTCCTCGGCGTCGACACGGACACCGACGAGGTGCAGGCCGTCAACTGCGGGCACGTCCTGCCGTACGTGATGCACGAGGACACGGTCACCACGGCGGTGCTCGACTCCGGCGTCCCGCTCGGGCTCGCCGAACTCGCCCTGGAACCCACGACCGTGGACTGGTTTCCGTTCCCGGACGGCGCGACGCTGCTGCTGAGCACCGACGGTCTCACCGAGACCCGCGCCGCAGACGGCACGTTCTACCCGGTCGACGAACGCCTGACGCAGCACCTCGACCTCTCCCCCACCGACCTGCCGCGGGCCCTGTACGAGGACGCCCGCGCATACGCGGGCGGCGGCGGCCGGCGCGACGACGTCGCCGTCCTGACCGTGCGCCGGTCACCCCGTCAGTCAACTACCCGGCCGTGA
- a CDS encoding cytochrome P450 — translation MVRETQSGEVGSVESRGAGLEAMSPEPLLTRDYETRPSLVYERLRQRHGAVAPVDLLGVPAWLVLGYREALQVLQDDAGWPKGLENWRARTEGRVPADWPLGPSLEVNHVLIQGGPGYRPLRTAWDQALKPFQDPRNPQAKRLKTAVTAYADELITLMGQAGGTGLADLSAQFSRPLPLMVASHLLGFPGSQGDDALMDMWRVLDAGPDAGPALDRLLGALAELAQLKLRTPGEDFPSHLLAAHPDLSLDELARELFMLLGMTSDHVGILISNTVVEVLSGENSVRASLSAGMVREAMNRVVMRKPPLVNFVPRFAAKDTPLGNYTIRAGDPVWVSSAAAHADPLFADHVATSTTVSTRAHLSWGAGPRQCPARELASTVAAVGVGRLFERFAHLDLALPVDQLPWRSSPFMRGLRSLPVRYELAPTPERPVAGGSAVASTGAGEAGAAVTPDPSARQRSSLWRYLTGLIRPGR, via the coding sequence ATGGTGAGGGAAACGCAGTCGGGTGAGGTCGGGTCCGTGGAGTCGAGAGGTGCGGGACTGGAGGCGATGTCTCCTGAACCTCTGCTGACCCGGGACTACGAGACGCGCCCCTCGCTGGTGTACGAGCGGCTGAGGCAGCGGCACGGGGCGGTGGCGCCGGTCGACCTGCTGGGCGTGCCCGCCTGGCTGGTCCTGGGCTACCGCGAGGCGCTGCAGGTGCTCCAGGACGACGCCGGCTGGCCCAAGGGCCTGGAGAACTGGCGGGCCCGCACCGAGGGCAGGGTCCCGGCCGACTGGCCGCTCGGGCCGTCCCTGGAGGTCAACCACGTGCTCATCCAGGGCGGCCCCGGCTACCGGCCGCTGCGGACGGCGTGGGACCAGGCGCTCAAGCCGTTCCAGGATCCCCGCAACCCCCAGGCCAAGCGGCTGAAGACGGCCGTGACGGCCTACGCCGACGAACTGATCACCTTGATGGGTCAGGCGGGCGGCACGGGGCTCGCGGACCTGTCCGCCCAGTTCTCCCGGCCACTGCCGCTGATGGTGGCCAGCCATCTGCTCGGCTTCCCCGGTTCCCAGGGCGACGACGCCCTGATGGACATGTGGCGGGTACTGGACGCGGGCCCCGACGCGGGGCCCGCCCTTGACCGGCTGCTGGGCGCGCTGGCGGAACTGGCGCAGCTGAAGCTGAGGACGCCGGGCGAGGACTTCCCCTCGCACCTGCTGGCCGCCCACCCCGACCTCTCGCTCGACGAGCTGGCCCGCGAACTCTTCATGCTGCTCGGCATGACCTCCGACCACGTCGGCATCCTCATCTCCAACACGGTGGTCGAGGTCCTCTCGGGCGAGAACAGCGTGCGGGCCAGCCTCTCCGCCGGCATGGTCCGCGAGGCCATGAACCGGGTCGTCATGCGGAAGCCGCCACTGGTGAACTTCGTACCGAGGTTCGCGGCCAAGGACACCCCGCTCGGCAACTACACGATCCGCGCGGGCGACCCGGTCTGGGTCTCCTCCGCTGCGGCGCACGCCGACCCGCTCTTCGCCGACCACGTGGCGACCAGCACCACGGTCAGCACCCGCGCCCACCTGTCCTGGGGCGCGGGCCCCCGCCAGTGCCCGGCCCGCGAACTCGCCTCGACGGTCGCGGCCGTCGGGGTGGGCCGGCTGTTCGAGCGCTTCGCCCACCTGGACCTCGCTCTCCCCGTCGACCAACTGCCGTGGCGCTCCTCGCCGTTCATGCGGGGGCTGCGCTCGCTGCCCGTACGGTACGAACTCGCGCCGACGCCGGAGCGGCCCGTGGCGGGCGGGTCGGCGGTCGCGTCGACAGGGGCAGGGGAGGCCGGGGCGGCGGTGACGCCGGACCCGTCCGCACGGCAGCGCTCCTCGCTGTGGCGCTACCTGACGGGACTGATCCGCCCCGGCCGCTGA
- a CDS encoding aromatic acid exporter family protein, whose protein sequence is MEWTGRTVREVRRRGAAAVQTVRLAWEGPGRERDLMAQAGKAALAAWLAWAVAGWWLAAPMAFVAPWAAVVLVESTVYRSLAHGMQQLAAIAVGTVVATALGLVLDDSLVTMALVLPTVLLLGQWQRLGSQGVYAATGALFVLTSSGPVTVAASAARIAEAVFGAVVGVAVNAFVRPPVYLRDTRSALEDATREAQDILDSVADGLDTGEWDEQEAGDWHERALRLGRLVEQARSAIGWSRESMRVNPRGRRTHAVAPPGETYADALVVLDYVAVHTAGVTRTVWETVDQSGRAALPSAGITRSYATFLRHTARAIRLYHGTRFAPSGHDDSAARALREAVGELHRTLDAFRRQLPGVATDDPDALVTYGTLLAQAHRLADQLVHD, encoded by the coding sequence ATGGAATGGACTGGCAGGACGGTACGGGAGGTTCGGCGACGCGGCGCGGCAGCCGTACAGACGGTGCGGTTGGCGTGGGAGGGGCCGGGCCGTGAGCGGGACCTGATGGCACAGGCCGGCAAAGCGGCGCTGGCCGCCTGGTTGGCGTGGGCGGTGGCGGGCTGGTGGCTCGCGGCTCCGATGGCGTTCGTGGCGCCCTGGGCGGCGGTCGTCCTCGTGGAGTCGACGGTGTACCGGTCGCTCGCCCACGGCATGCAGCAGCTCGCGGCGATCGCGGTGGGTACGGTGGTGGCGACCGCGCTGGGGCTGGTGCTCGACGACTCGTTGGTCACGATGGCCCTCGTCCTGCCGACGGTGCTGCTGCTGGGGCAGTGGCAGCGCCTGGGAAGCCAGGGTGTCTACGCCGCCACCGGCGCGCTCTTCGTGCTGACCAGCAGTGGCCCGGTCACCGTCGCCGCGTCGGCCGCCCGCATCGCCGAGGCGGTCTTCGGCGCGGTGGTCGGCGTCGCGGTCAACGCGTTCGTCCGGCCTCCCGTGTACCTGCGCGACACCCGCTCCGCGTTGGAGGACGCCACCCGAGAGGCCCAGGACATCCTGGACTCGGTGGCCGACGGACTGGACACCGGCGAGTGGGACGAGCAGGAGGCCGGGGACTGGCACGAGCGCGCGCTGCGGCTGGGCCGTCTGGTCGAGCAGGCCCGGTCGGCGATCGGCTGGAGCCGGGAGAGCATGCGTGTCAACCCGCGGGGGCGCCGCACGCACGCCGTCGCCCCGCCCGGCGAGACGTACGCCGACGCGCTGGTCGTCCTCGACTACGTAGCCGTCCACACCGCGGGCGTGACCCGGACGGTGTGGGAGACCGTGGACCAGAGCGGCAGGGCGGCCCTGCCGAGCGCGGGGATCACCCGCTCCTACGCCACCTTCCTGCGCCACACCGCACGTGCCATCCGGCTGTACCACGGGACCCGGTTCGCCCCGAGCGGCCACGACGACTCCGCCGCGCGGGCGCTGCGCGAGGCGGTCGGAGAACTGCACCGCACGCTCGACGCGTTCCGCCGACAGCTGCCGGGCGTCGCGACGGACGACCCCGACGCGCTGGTGACCTACGGAACGCTGCTCGCCCAGGCCCACCGCCTCGCCGACCAACTGGTCCACGACTGA
- a CDS encoding GAF and ANTAR domain-containing protein produces MASLARDLLARDSVDTTLERITSSATELVAGCDAAGILVLHGTRVETLAPTHPLVTDSDRLQEHLGEGPCFDAARSSHGERVFRIADLTDEPPRWPAYAPRARQLGVGSMMGFLLFTEDEELGALNLYSYKPGAFGEVSELAGWLLASHAAVAFSSARTHAQMEHAVATRHVIGEAMGILMGSHHLTEDQAFGVLRRYSQENNIKLREIARRVCEHGSL; encoded by the coding sequence ATGGCGTCGCTGGCGCGGGATCTGCTGGCGCGGGATTCGGTGGACACCACGCTGGAGCGGATCACCTCCTCGGCCACCGAACTGGTGGCGGGCTGTGACGCGGCCGGCATCCTCGTGCTGCACGGCACCCGGGTGGAGACCCTCGCCCCCACCCACCCGCTGGTCACCGACAGCGACCGGCTGCAGGAACACCTGGGCGAGGGCCCCTGCTTCGACGCCGCCCGCAGCTCACACGGCGAGCGGGTCTTCCGCATCGCCGACCTCACCGACGAACCGCCCCGCTGGCCCGCCTACGCCCCCCGGGCCCGCCAGCTCGGAGTGGGCAGCATGATGGGCTTCCTGCTGTTCACCGAGGACGAAGAACTCGGCGCACTGAATCTCTACTCCTACAAGCCGGGTGCGTTCGGTGAGGTCAGCGAGTTGGCGGGCTGGCTGCTGGCCTCCCACGCGGCGGTGGCCTTCTCCAGCGCCCGTACCCACGCCCAGATGGAACACGCCGTCGCCACCCGCCATGTGATCGGGGAGGCCATGGGCATCCTCATGGGCAGCCACCACCTCACCGAGGACCAGGCCTTCGGCGTACTGCGCCGCTACTCGCAGGAGAACAACATCAAACTCCGCGAGATCGCCCGCCGCGTCTGCGAACACGGCAGCCTCTGA
- a CDS encoding phosphoribosylanthranilate isomerase, whose protein sequence is MSNSSDLSNSSDRLFVKICGLKTERDVDTAVEAGADAIGFVFSASPRRIDAATAARLSRRVPEHVLTVGVFRDEPLHDVRSLATDSGIRAVQLHGPEDRAYYGDLATGEWTLIRAAAFGGSVPRCGEFGEDMLLLDAPVPGSGIAWDWSTKPLAGPGEKWLLAGGLTPDNVRDAVATTRPWGVDVSSGVEHSRGVKDPALITEFVEAARGGH, encoded by the coding sequence GTGAGCAACTCCAGTGACTTGAGCAACTCCAGTGATCGCCTCTTCGTGAAGATCTGCGGTCTGAAGACCGAGCGGGACGTCGACACGGCCGTCGAGGCGGGAGCCGACGCCATCGGGTTCGTCTTCTCGGCCAGTCCGCGCCGGATCGACGCCGCCACGGCCGCACGGCTGAGCCGACGGGTACCGGAGCACGTCCTGACCGTCGGTGTCTTCCGCGACGAACCCCTCCACGACGTACGGTCCCTGGCCACCGACTCGGGGATCCGGGCCGTGCAGCTGCACGGCCCGGAGGACCGCGCCTACTACGGCGACCTCGCGACGGGCGAGTGGACCCTTATCCGCGCCGCGGCGTTCGGCGGTTCCGTACCGCGCTGCGGGGAGTTCGGCGAGGACATGCTCCTCCTCGACGCCCCGGTCCCGGGCTCCGGCATCGCCTGGGACTGGTCCACCAAGCCGCTGGCCGGCCCCGGGGAGAAGTGGCTCCTGGCCGGCGGCCTCACCCCGGACAACGTACGCGACGCCGTCGCCACCACCCGTCCCTGGGGCGTCGACGTGTCCAGCGGCGTGGAACACAGCCGGGGCGTCAAGGACCCCGCCCTGATCACCGAGTTCGTCGAGGCGGCCCGCGGCGGGCACTGA
- a CDS encoding LCP family protein produces the protein MGWLAGGAAVLVLGVGGVGAWVYKDLDNNITGADVDGKLGGDRPVNLSPGSKNILVVGSDSRDGANAKYGRDLTTMQSDTLMVLHVPANREWATVVSLPRDSWVEISACDKGDGSLSDPHQAKINEAFAIGGAGGEVAGAAACSIRTVEANTGLRIDNFVSVDFQGFKGMVDALEGIEVCPEQAIRDENAHLDMEAGCQTVQGETALGYVRTRYAVGDGSDIGRIGRQQEFMEALAAKAKSKLTSPSSLYDFMQSATKSLTTDEDLAGIDPLNDLASELTSIPSDRLTFLTVPHYPREADVPADKANIVWQYPHAADLFTSLAGDKEVDKKRLQAQAENDLVYASAVRVQVLNGTGVTGRAAAVAEKLRAAGFTVVGTGNAPENTGTTTVAYPAALARQAKVLASRLPETKAAQAADATAGVVTLVVGTDLDLGRLR, from the coding sequence GTGGGTTGGCTCGCGGGCGGCGCGGCCGTCCTCGTCCTGGGAGTCGGTGGTGTCGGTGCCTGGGTGTACAAGGACCTGGACAACAACATCACGGGGGCCGACGTCGACGGCAAGCTCGGCGGGGATCGTCCGGTCAATCTCAGCCCGGGGTCCAAGAACATCCTGGTGGTCGGCTCGGACAGTCGTGACGGGGCGAACGCGAAGTACGGCAGGGACCTGACCACCATGCAGTCGGACACGCTGATGGTGCTGCACGTCCCCGCGAACCGGGAGTGGGCGACGGTGGTGTCGTTGCCGCGTGACTCGTGGGTGGAGATATCGGCGTGCGACAAGGGGGATGGCAGCTTGTCCGATCCGCACCAGGCGAAGATCAACGAGGCGTTCGCGATCGGCGGCGCCGGCGGCGAGGTCGCCGGCGCCGCCGCCTGCTCGATCAGGACGGTCGAGGCCAACACCGGTCTGCGCATCGACAACTTCGTGTCGGTCGACTTCCAGGGCTTCAAGGGGATGGTCGACGCTCTTGAGGGCATAGAGGTCTGTCCCGAGCAGGCCATCCGCGACGAGAACGCCCACCTCGACATGGAGGCCGGCTGCCAGACCGTCCAGGGCGAGACGGCGCTCGGCTACGTACGCACCCGCTACGCCGTCGGCGACGGCTCGGACATCGGACGCATCGGCCGCCAGCAGGAGTTCATGGAGGCCCTGGCCGCCAAGGCCAAGTCCAAGCTGACCAGCCCCAGTTCCCTCTACGACTTCATGCAGTCCGCCACCAAGTCCCTGACCACGGACGAGGATCTCGCCGGCATCGACCCGCTCAATGACCTCGCCTCCGAACTCACAAGCATCCCCAGCGACCGGCTGACCTTCCTGACCGTCCCCCACTACCCCCGCGAGGCCGACGTCCCCGCCGACAAGGCCAACATCGTCTGGCAGTACCCCCACGCCGCCGACCTGTTCACCTCCCTCGCAGGCGACAAGGAGGTGGACAAGAAGCGACTCCAGGCACAGGCCGAGAACGACCTCGTCTACGCCTCCGCCGTACGCGTCCAGGTCCTCAACGGCACCGGCGTCACCGGGCGCGCCGCCGCCGTCGCCGAGAAGCTGCGCGCGGCCGGCTTCACCGTCGTCGGCACGGGCAACGCGCCCGAGAACACCGGCACCACCACGGTCGCTTACCCGGCCGCCCTCGCCAGGCAGGCGAAGGTCCTCGCCTCGCGGCTGCCCGAAACCAAGGCCGCCCAGGCCGCGGATGCCACCGCGGGCGTGGTGACCCTGGTCGTCGGAACGGACCTCGACCTCGGCAGGCTTCGGTGA
- a CDS encoding transposase — translation MAYKAKRSGVPVVYINPAYTSQECSRCHHTERRNRPSQAVSTCRACGFVEHADLNPSHNIAARGWMAWVRGGESQAPALALIA, via the coding sequence ATCGCCTACAAGGCGAAGCGCTCCGGCGTCCCTGTGGTGTACATCAACCCGGCGTACACCAGCCAGGAATGCTCCCGGTGCCATCACACCGAACGAAGGAACCGGCCATCCCAGGCCGTCTCCACCTGCAGAGCCTGCGGCTTCGTTGAGCACGCGGATCTGAACCCGTCCCACAACATCGCAGCCCGAGGCTGGATGGCGTGGGTTCGCGGGGGTGAGTCACAGGCCCCTGCCCTCGCCCTCATCGCGTGA
- a CDS encoding ABC transporter permease subunit: protein MNDDEPLIRWQWIADHSAELADYTGIHLRLALLPVLFGLIVSVPLGILCHRWRRLYPPVLTVANILYSIPSLALFMIFVRYTGLTEQTVMIPLTLYTLSVLVPNVVDGLASVPEPVRLAATAMGFGAVRRVVQVELPIAVPVVIAGVRVAAVSSISLVAVGQLIGQGGLGHYITRGLQLDFPTPIVTAIGLIMLLALTTDALLVLAQRLLTPWSRGKAAAA, encoded by the coding sequence ATGAACGACGACGAACCGCTGATCCGGTGGCAGTGGATAGCCGACCACTCCGCCGAACTCGCCGACTACACCGGCATCCACCTCCGACTCGCCCTGCTGCCGGTGCTGTTCGGTCTGATCGTCTCCGTGCCGCTCGGGATTCTGTGCCACCGCTGGCGCCGGCTCTACCCGCCGGTGCTGACCGTGGCCAACATCCTGTACTCGATCCCGTCACTCGCCCTGTTCATGATCTTCGTCCGCTACACCGGGCTGACCGAACAGACGGTGATGATCCCGCTGACGCTCTACACCCTGTCCGTGCTGGTCCCCAACGTCGTGGACGGACTCGCCTCGGTCCCTGAACCCGTCCGGCTCGCGGCCACCGCGATGGGGTTCGGCGCCGTACGCCGGGTCGTCCAGGTCGAACTGCCGATCGCCGTCCCCGTCGTCATCGCCGGTGTACGCGTCGCCGCCGTCTCCTCCATCAGCCTCGTCGCCGTGGGCCAGCTGATCGGCCAGGGCGGCCTCGGCCACTACATCACCCGCGGGCTCCAGCTCGACTTCCCCACCCCGATCGTCACCGCGATCGGGCTGATCATGCTGCTCGCGCTCACCACCGACGCGCTGCTGGTCCTGGCGCAACGGCTGCTCACCCCGTGGTCCCGTGGCAAGGCGGCGGCGGCATGA